In Paramormyrops kingsleyae isolate MSU_618 chromosome 5, PKINGS_0.4, whole genome shotgun sequence, one DNA window encodes the following:
- the LOC111858876 gene encoding guanine nucleotide-binding protein G(I)/G(S)/G(O) subunit gamma-5 yields MSNSSANGTLLMAQKAVKQLRFEASMSRIKVSQAASDLKGFCLQNAHRDPLLMGVSSSDNPFRPPKSCSLF; encoded by the exons ATGTCCAACAGCAGCGCAAACGGCACCCTGCTCATGGCGCAGAAAGCCGTCAAGCAGCTGCGTTTCGAGGCCAGCATGTCCAGGATCAAG GTCTCACAGGCCGCCTCGGACCTGAAGGGCTTCTGTCTGCAGAATGCACACAGGGACCCCCTCCTGATGGGGGTGTCATCCAGTGACAACCCCTTCAGACCCCCCAAGTCTTGCAGCCTCTTCTGA